Proteins from a genomic interval of Gemmatimonas sp.:
- a CDS encoding type II secretion system F family protein: MPTFTYTARGTNGELKSATIDAPSRDDAVAQLRRQRLTIIKVDESRSTPKKTGGSIGMRDIVIFTRQFSTMINAGLPLVQALDILARQSENKALAAVVREVVFDVESGNTVADAMRKHPKAFSDLYTNMVAAGEAGGILDTILNRLAIFMEKNDALVRKVKGAMIYPTVILCVAGLCVVILLWKVIPVFSSMFDSVGMELPLPTKVVIGLSHFLTTYWWGILISGAGAAFFTKRFYATPGGQLVIDKFLLKVPVLGDVLRKSAVSRFTRTLGTLISSGVSILDGLEITARTSGNRVVQDAIMGSRASIAGGDTIAGPLQKSEVFPPMVISMIAVGEQTGGLDEMLSKIADFYDDEVDAAVSALLSLLEPVMIVFLGVVVGGMIVAMYLPIFDMVNAVK; the protein is encoded by the coding sequence ATGCCTACGTTCACCTACACCGCGCGCGGCACCAACGGCGAGCTCAAATCCGCCACGATCGACGCGCCCAGTCGCGACGACGCGGTTGCCCAGCTTCGGCGCCAGCGTCTCACGATCATCAAGGTCGACGAGTCGCGATCGACGCCGAAGAAGACCGGTGGGTCGATCGGCATGCGCGACATCGTGATCTTCACGCGCCAGTTCTCCACCATGATCAACGCCGGCCTGCCGCTCGTGCAGGCGCTCGACATCCTGGCGCGCCAGAGCGAGAACAAGGCGCTGGCCGCCGTGGTGCGTGAAGTGGTGTTCGATGTCGAGTCGGGCAACACGGTGGCCGACGCGATGCGCAAGCATCCCAAGGCCTTCAGCGACCTGTACACCAACATGGTCGCGGCCGGCGAAGCGGGCGGTATTCTCGATACCATCCTGAACCGCCTCGCGATCTTCATGGAAAAGAACGACGCCCTCGTTCGTAAGGTGAAGGGCGCCATGATCTATCCTACGGTCATCCTCTGCGTGGCCGGCTTGTGCGTGGTCATTCTGCTCTGGAAGGTCATCCCGGTATTCAGCAGCATGTTCGACAGCGTGGGCATGGAACTGCCGCTGCCCACGAAGGTCGTGATCGGGCTGTCGCATTTCCTGACCACGTATTGGTGGGGCATCCTGATCTCCGGCGCCGGCGCAGCGTTCTTCACGAAGCGCTTCTACGCCACCCCCGGCGGTCAATTGGTGATCGACAAGTTCCTGCTCAAGGTGCCCGTGCTCGGCGACGTGCTCCGCAAGTCGGCCGTGTCGCGCTTCACCCGTACGCTGGGCACGTTGATTTCATCCGGCGTGAGCATCCTCGACGGCCTCGAAATCACCGCCCGCACGTCGGGCAACCGCGTGGTGCAGGACGCCATCATGGGCAGCCGCGCCAGCATCGCCGGCGGTGACACGATCGCCGGTCCGCTGCAGAAGTCGGAAGTGTTCCCGCCCATGGTGATCAGCATGATCGCCGTCGGTGAACAAACCGGTGGTTTGGATGAAATGCTCAGCAAGATCGCCGACTTTTATGATGACGAAGTCGACGCGGCCGTCAGTGCGTTGCTCTCGCTGCTCGAGCCGGTCATGATCGTGTTCCTCGGCGTCGTGGTGGGCGGTATGATCGTCGCGATGTACCTGCCGATCTTCGACATGGTGAACGCGGTGAAGTAA
- a CDS encoding helix-turn-helix domain-containing protein: MRLHTTTEIGTAVREARRRRRLTQTHLADMIGASRQWVQRLEAGRAGVELGLTLRALLAVGVTLEVRDSADAPDATPEPTAANWLLQAPKASYPPADGASAVTKSRLTRSPVHGRPKAARTVAIPGWNDVPSPVDAPDAAQLRKEQRAVTAAPRKS, translated from the coding sequence ATGCGGCTGCACACCACGACGGAGATCGGAACGGCGGTGCGCGAGGCCCGGCGCCGGCGACGACTGACTCAGACGCACCTGGCCGACATGATTGGCGCCTCACGGCAGTGGGTGCAGCGGCTCGAGGCGGGGAGAGCGGGCGTGGAGCTCGGGCTCACGCTGCGGGCGCTTCTCGCGGTCGGCGTCACGCTCGAGGTGCGGGACTCCGCAGACGCGCCCGACGCGACGCCGGAGCCAACGGCCGCCAACTGGCTGCTGCAGGCCCCCAAGGCCTCGTACCCGCCTGCGGACGGAGCGAGCGCCGTGACGAAGTCCCGCCTGACACGCTCTCCCGTCCACGGCCGTCCCAAGGCCGCGCGCACCGTGGCCATCCCTGGATGGAACGACGTCCCATCACCGGTGGATGCGCCCGACGCGGCGCAACTCCGGAAGGAGCAGCGCGCCGTCACCGCCGCGCCGCGGAAATCATGA
- a CDS encoding PadR family transcriptional regulator, with amino-acid sequence MKTHLFYILLSVAAEPRYGTAIQEDVRSLSDGSVRLWPATLYGSLEELVRVGWIEEVGDDDRPEGGSGRERFYRMTGSGRTALETESARLDAMARLARARLAPRVIGA; translated from the coding sequence ATGAAGACCCATCTGTTCTACATCCTGCTTTCCGTGGCCGCCGAGCCACGATACGGCACGGCCATTCAGGAGGACGTGCGTAGCCTCAGTGACGGCAGCGTGCGTCTCTGGCCCGCCACGCTGTACGGCTCGCTCGAAGAACTGGTGCGCGTGGGCTGGATCGAAGAGGTGGGCGACGACGACCGTCCCGAGGGCGGATCGGGACGCGAACGCTTCTATCGCATGACCGGCAGCGGGCGTACCGCCCTCGAAACGGAAAGCGCTCGACTCGACGCAATGGCCCGCCTCGCGCGGGCGCGGCTCGCACCGCGGGTGATCGGCGCATGA
- a CDS encoding LptF/LptG family permease: protein MNHPQSSELRHPMWRRVYRLLSIAMPSALRDKHGAAMAELFVRELERSAGDGRAAVTWTAAVGLGDLVRRGLYERVVEERTALNAPNRQLLWQLGKGYVVALVALTGVLLATYAWRHVERWSAHAISLTTLVELLAFAIPFTAALTLPMATFIAVLATASRSADTNDRAVRLRLTPLIGLASALAVFAFAWNAEVVPRANARLVVLQTGRPNSAPTDRIMTLSELRTASRRAMQQHGANPTPAHLETIANYDIEIHKKPAIAAACIVLALLAFGIARRVRRAGVVAQVLASGVVFTVYYVIIMAGEALAARLVLPPMPAMWSANVVMLGLALLAMRRRRVATDW from the coding sequence ATGAACCATCCCCAGAGTTCTGAACTGCGGCATCCAATGTGGCGTCGCGTATATCGCCTATTGTCGATTGCCATGCCGAGCGCGCTTCGCGACAAGCACGGCGCGGCTATGGCCGAGCTGTTTGTGCGGGAACTCGAACGTAGCGCCGGCGATGGCCGCGCGGCGGTGACGTGGACCGCCGCCGTGGGCCTCGGCGATTTGGTGCGACGTGGACTCTATGAGCGCGTCGTGGAAGAGCGGACGGCACTGAACGCGCCGAACCGACAGCTGCTCTGGCAATTGGGCAAGGGATACGTCGTGGCTTTGGTCGCGTTGACGGGTGTGCTACTCGCGACATACGCGTGGCGGCATGTCGAGCGCTGGAGCGCGCACGCGATTTCACTGACCACGCTGGTCGAGCTCCTCGCCTTTGCGATTCCATTTACCGCGGCACTCACGCTGCCGATGGCGACGTTCATTGCCGTGCTCGCGACCGCGAGTCGATCCGCGGACACGAACGACCGCGCCGTACGGCTCCGACTGACACCGCTGATCGGACTGGCCTCGGCACTCGCCGTGTTCGCCTTCGCGTGGAACGCCGAGGTGGTCCCCCGCGCCAACGCACGGCTCGTGGTGCTGCAGACCGGACGGCCGAACAGTGCGCCCACTGATCGCATCATGACGTTGAGCGAACTGCGTACGGCGTCACGGCGCGCGATGCAGCAGCACGGCGCGAACCCAACCCCCGCGCACCTGGAGACGATCGCGAACTACGACATCGAGATCCACAAGAAACCCGCGATCGCGGCGGCGTGTATCGTCTTGGCGCTGTTGGCATTCGGCATTGCACGCCGCGTGCGGCGCGCCGGCGTGGTCGCGCAGGTGCTGGCGAGCGGGGTGGTGTTCACGGTCTACTACGTGATCATCATGGCTGGAGAAGCGCTGGCCGCGCGGCTCGTGCTGCCACCGATGCCGGCCATGTGGAGCGCGAACGTGGTGATGCTGGGCTTGGCGCTGCTCGCGATGCGACGACGGCGGGTCGCGACGGACTGGTGA
- a CDS encoding HipA domain-containing protein, with translation MTSAAGAKAPGTANTETTLIAMYAGRVMGLIERARSGKLTLTYAPAWRSAKGAFPLSLSLPLVTPQHAHDAVAAVIEAYLPDRTAVRDRLARDHGLADTDLFGLLRVVGEDCPGAIQFVHPERIELLASGHADGIAWLSDDELLTRVQALEAPDAPFRLIGDAGYFSLAGAQPKIALYHEEGRWGVPRGRIPTTHILKRPLGGLPRFLVAELATMRLARAVGLITAEVAPLAVGAHWMLQITRYDRVREHGVWRRRHQEDLCQTLGVSPHLKYQLAGAPGIVDIVGALRTHASDPLHDIAQFLDMILFNWLVVGTDAHARNYSLLIGADGVAALAPFYDVASALGVASHQEISTAKLAMHIGGEYEAAAVSQDDWRRLESALQLAPGVLTARAAAMATSISASLPALREALLADSPAGLSREITRLCRLIGVRAKTCTDRV, from the coding sequence ATGACGTCGGCGGCTGGAGCCAAAGCGCCGGGCACCGCAAACACCGAGACCACGCTCATCGCGATGTACGCGGGCCGCGTAATGGGCCTCATTGAACGTGCGCGGAGCGGGAAGCTGACGCTCACGTACGCGCCGGCGTGGCGGTCCGCCAAAGGCGCCTTCCCGCTGTCGCTGTCTTTGCCGTTGGTCACACCGCAGCATGCGCATGACGCGGTCGCCGCGGTCATCGAAGCATACCTGCCGGATCGGACCGCCGTCCGTGACCGCCTAGCGCGAGATCACGGGTTGGCCGACACCGATCTATTCGGCCTCCTGAGGGTCGTCGGCGAGGACTGCCCGGGCGCGATTCAGTTCGTGCACCCCGAACGTATAGAGCTGTTGGCGAGCGGCCACGCGGACGGGATCGCCTGGCTCTCGGACGACGAGCTCCTCACGCGCGTGCAGGCACTCGAGGCACCCGACGCGCCGTTCCGCTTGATCGGCGACGCGGGCTACTTCAGTCTGGCCGGCGCGCAGCCAAAGATCGCGCTGTACCATGAAGAGGGGCGATGGGGCGTGCCACGCGGGCGGATTCCGACAACGCACATTCTGAAGCGGCCGCTCGGCGGCCTACCGCGCTTTCTGGTCGCGGAACTCGCAACGATGCGGCTCGCGCGCGCGGTGGGCCTGATCACGGCTGAAGTCGCCCCCCTCGCCGTCGGCGCTCACTGGATGCTCCAGATCACGCGCTACGACCGCGTACGAGAGCACGGCGTGTGGCGACGGCGGCACCAAGAAGACCTCTGCCAGACACTTGGCGTCTCGCCGCATCTCAAGTATCAGCTGGCCGGTGCGCCCGGGATCGTCGACATCGTTGGCGCGTTGCGTACGCACGCCAGCGATCCGCTGCACGATATCGCCCAGTTCCTCGACATGATCCTGTTCAACTGGCTCGTGGTGGGCACCGACGCGCATGCCCGCAACTACTCGCTGCTCATCGGCGCGGACGGCGTCGCCGCCCTGGCGCCATTCTACGACGTGGCCTCGGCGCTTGGCGTTGCAAGCCACCAGGAAATCTCGACCGCCAAGCTCGCGATGCACATCGGCGGCGAGTACGAGGCGGCCGCCGTGTCGCAGGACGACTGGAGACGACTGGAGTCGGCGCTGCAGCTCGCGCCCGGCGTACTCACGGCCCGTGCAGCTGCCATGGCGACGTCTATCAGTGCCTCGCTCCCCGCGCTCCGCGAGGCATTGCTCGCCGACAGTCCCGCGGGGCTCTCGCGTGAGATCACCAGACTGTGTCGCTTGATCGGGGTGCGCGCGAAAACCTGCACCGACCGCGTGTGA
- a CDS encoding carboxypeptidase-like regulatory domain-containing protein, whose product MAWARWIRGGVAAVLLLWATVTTVHSQTAASGIVGTVRDSLGQPIDAVIVEARDATTGYVQRAATNSTGRYILLGLPLGGPYVVSARRVGYLPTDRPGITLTIGARELVDFVFRPVSVRLAQVAVRADAEAGRESRIGGSTRIAREQIDALPIQDRNFSGLASLSPLAGNQLSLGGQRWTSTDLRIDGAQSRNLLRAGEVNGGPAAISLEAVREFEVNTAVFDVGQGRQGGGQIAAVTRSGTNTAEARLYTGFRNEHLAAGIDFQGRARSARTAQSLQTAFSAGGPLVRDRAHYFLAYERQDASEPLTTGDVSTAEAQVASGIARDSLVRLLNVLSRQYGTSADLAQTGRLGRRSVSHTLFARVDWQVAAAHRATVRLTASDWDSPLSGGVDQAIALREARSGFSSREAQLLSTLTSHLGVSALNEVQVAFGTSRRTLTPESPGVPRGFVQVRSLLPNGTTGNSTIQFGGNRLAPDDSREWQLQLMNRFTAQRGRILWTLGTDNSLVATRTLIAEAQGGLFVFPSLAALEARQPNRFTRTVPLAGASPVTRQHVLELGAYGQMEWQVTDRITWTNGLRWDATVFLGAPATNAALDSAFEVRTARAPRDLSQLQPRTQLVWRLQHDARDIIRIGAGVFTAQLPYYAGHNQLLYTGSTLADIDLRGAAVPTPDFASYRTTPRTVPGLPAGAALSPAYVNVAGAVRAPRTWKGSASWWHRIGEGTTATLSVQASRLRDGYAYVDRNLRNVPAFVLTAEGNRAVWVPAGTIPANTGVTDVRNASQNPAYGRVLALESGARAEQVAVTSELAFRVASHAHGTMGYAWSRARDNSTYGCCLARTATTFTPVVDDPRALGQAWGVSDFDARHRVTGALSVRAPFKVSITARYVGTSGRPFSLVVDGDINGDEANGNDRAFLFDPDNPTTPADVAASLRRVLANPKNLARRYIASHLGQVAGRNTITTPFTNRVDARIARQFRLSGAGGVRRAELIVDAYNVGNLLNRRWGAQYLLPVGISSQNPVVNRVPLLRVVGFDLATQRYRYSVNESAGVLPKGGDPYQLQIGVRIAR is encoded by the coding sequence ATGGCGTGGGCTCGGTGGATTCGAGGTGGAGTGGCCGCGGTGCTGCTGCTGTGGGCAACGGTCACCACGGTGCACAGTCAGACGGCGGCGAGTGGCATCGTTGGCACCGTGCGCGACTCGCTTGGCCAACCGATCGATGCGGTGATCGTGGAGGCGCGCGACGCGACCACGGGATATGTACAACGTGCCGCAACGAACAGCACGGGGCGGTACATCCTGCTTGGATTGCCGCTGGGCGGCCCGTATGTGGTGAGCGCGCGTCGCGTTGGGTATCTCCCCACCGATCGCCCCGGCATCACGCTGACGATCGGCGCGCGTGAGCTCGTCGACTTCGTCTTCCGTCCTGTTTCGGTACGCTTGGCCCAAGTGGCCGTCCGCGCGGATGCAGAGGCGGGTCGCGAATCGCGCATCGGCGGCAGCACACGTATTGCCCGGGAACAGATCGACGCGCTGCCGATTCAGGATCGCAATTTTTCCGGTCTCGCGTCGCTCAGTCCCTTGGCGGGTAATCAGCTGTCGCTGGGCGGGCAACGCTGGACCAGCACCGACCTGCGCATCGATGGGGCGCAGTCACGCAATCTGTTGCGTGCCGGTGAAGTGAACGGTGGCCCGGCCGCGATCTCACTCGAGGCCGTTCGGGAGTTCGAGGTGAACACCGCGGTGTTCGATGTCGGGCAGGGGCGGCAGGGCGGCGGACAGATCGCGGCGGTGACTCGCTCCGGCACCAACACCGCCGAAGCGCGCCTGTACACCGGCTTTCGCAACGAGCACCTGGCCGCAGGCATCGACTTTCAAGGACGCGCGCGATCCGCGCGCACCGCCCAGTCGCTGCAGACGGCATTCTCGGCCGGAGGTCCCCTCGTTCGCGATCGCGCGCACTACTTTCTCGCCTACGAGCGTCAGGACGCCAGCGAGCCGCTCACGACGGGCGACGTCAGCACCGCCGAGGCGCAGGTGGCGTCGGGTATCGCGCGCGATTCGCTGGTCAGATTGCTCAACGTGTTGTCGCGGCAGTACGGCACCAGCGCAGATCTGGCGCAAACGGGTCGGTTGGGCCGGCGCTCGGTGTCGCACACACTGTTTGCGAGGGTGGATTGGCAGGTCGCCGCCGCACATCGCGCCACCGTGCGGCTCACGGCCAGCGATTGGGACAGCCCCCTCAGCGGCGGCGTCGATCAAGCCATTGCCCTGCGCGAGGCCCGCTCGGGGTTTTCGTCGCGCGAGGCGCAGCTGCTCTCGACGCTCACGTCGCACCTGGGCGTGAGCGCGCTGAATGAAGTGCAGGTCGCGTTTGGCACGTCGCGCCGTACGCTCACCCCCGAGTCGCCTGGCGTGCCGCGCGGGTTCGTGCAGGTGCGCTCGCTGCTGCCCAACGGAACCACCGGGAACTCCACGATCCAGTTCGGCGGAAACCGGCTCGCCCCCGATGACAGTCGCGAGTGGCAGCTCCAACTCATGAATCGTTTTACCGCGCAACGCGGGCGGATACTCTGGACCCTCGGCACCGACAACTCGTTGGTCGCTACGCGTACACTCATCGCCGAAGCGCAGGGTGGGCTGTTTGTCTTTCCCTCGTTGGCCGCGCTCGAGGCGCGACAGCCAAATCGGTTCACGCGTACCGTGCCGCTGGCCGGCGCTTCACCGGTCACGCGACAACATGTCCTTGAACTCGGCGCGTACGGCCAGATGGAGTGGCAGGTGACTGATCGCATCACGTGGACCAACGGCTTACGCTGGGACGCCACCGTGTTTCTCGGCGCACCCGCTACGAACGCGGCGCTCGACAGCGCCTTTGAGGTGCGCACGGCGCGCGCACCACGTGATCTGTCCCAGCTGCAACCTCGCACGCAGCTCGTGTGGCGACTGCAACACGACGCCCGCGACATCATTCGCATTGGAGCAGGCGTCTTCACCGCGCAACTGCCGTATTATGCGGGGCACAATCAGCTGCTGTACACGGGGAGCACGCTGGCTGATATCGATCTGCGCGGCGCGGCGGTGCCAACACCTGATTTCGCGAGCTATCGCACAACACCGCGCACCGTGCCTGGACTTCCGGCAGGGGCAGCCCTGTCGCCCGCGTACGTGAACGTGGCGGGCGCGGTACGGGCGCCACGCACATGGAAAGGGTCGGCGTCGTGGTGGCACCGCATCGGTGAGGGGACCACGGCCACGCTCAGCGTGCAGGCATCGCGCCTGCGCGATGGCTACGCCTATGTCGACCGCAATCTGCGCAACGTGCCGGCGTTCGTGCTCACGGCCGAGGGCAACCGCGCGGTCTGGGTGCCAGCAGGCACGATCCCGGCGAACACGGGCGTGACCGACGTGCGGAACGCGTCGCAGAATCCGGCGTATGGGCGTGTTCTGGCGCTCGAGTCGGGCGCGCGTGCGGAGCAGGTCGCGGTCACCAGCGAACTCGCCTTTCGCGTTGCTTCTCACGCGCACGGCACCATGGGCTATGCCTGGTCGCGCGCACGCGATAACTCCACCTATGGCTGCTGTCTGGCGCGCACCGCGACCACGTTCACGCCCGTGGTCGACGATCCGCGAGCGCTCGGCCAAGCGTGGGGGGTGTCCGATTTCGACGCACGACATCGCGTGACTGGCGCGCTCAGCGTACGGGCTCCGTTCAAGGTGTCGATCACCGCGCGCTACGTGGGCACCAGTGGGCGTCCGTTCTCGCTCGTCGTGGACGGAGACATCAACGGAGACGAGGCGAACGGCAACGATCGCGCGTTTCTCTTCGATCCGGACAATCCCACCACGCCGGCCGACGTCGCGGCCTCGCTGCGTCGCGTGCTCGCCAACCCGAAAAACCTCGCGCGACGCTACATCGCATCGCACTTGGGACAGGTGGCGGGTCGCAATACGATCACCACGCCATTCACCAACCGTGTTGACGCGCGCATCGCGCGGCAGTTCCGCCTGAGTGGTGCAGGTGGCGTTCGCCGCGCCGAGCTGATCGTCGATGCATACAATGTCGGCAATCTGCTGAACCGTCGCTGGGGGGCGCAGTATCTGCTTCCGGTCGGGATTTCGTCGCAGAACCCGGTCGTCAATCGGGTGCCCCTGCTACGGGTGGTTGGCTTCGATCTAGCGACGCAACGCTATCGGTACAGCGTGAACGAGTCAGCTGGTGTGTTGCCCAAGGGCGGCGATCCGTACCAGCTCCAGATTGGCGTTCGGATCGCGCGCTGA
- a CDS encoding PAS domain S-box protein has product MPPSLSTDQSLLAENAALRARLDEVEVALRRNEALFSTIIEQAPGGVYVVDAQFRVAHMNAQTRPYFAAVQPLIGRDFDEVMEIVWGPEIGPQIANIFRHTLATGERYVSPRFSEQRYDIGVEQAFQWEAQRIALSNGQLGVVCYFQEITARERAEAALRDSEERLRLAIVGSDLGTWHWDLRTGAMEWSERCLTMFGIPLRTTMTYETFLGALHPADRARADEAVQGASQDGSEFRIECRTVWPDGSEHWVVSLGRGYTDVDGATTRMGGIAYDITARKRVEMALQESEQNYRALTTATSEVAYRMSADWSTMMPLDGRDLVPSSDAPLADWAWLFQNVPTDEHKRVRQAIREAIAKQALFQLEHRVRRPDGSVGWTLSRAVPILDANGTITAWFGTASNITDRQSAQDSLRASDARNSYLVMLADTLRPLSDPIKIQVEASRVLGERLGANRVAYFEVHGDDFVVQRDYTSAAPSIVGAHPVASFGPGLLAVYRSGRTAAEPDVNVLPLTPSEMAAYASLQIRAYIGVPLIKAGRFVAGLAVHTDSVRTWRPAEIAMAEDTAERTWAAVERVRAEEALRASEARLSGVLRHSPAGIVQTDAQGSMILVNPRWCEMLGHAEAELLGRTFLEFTHPACVDASATAFGRMAAGGPDIVIEKDYFRKDGSVLHAQSHGTAIRSSTGEFLGMIAVVLDISERLRSEAELRRLATNLSEADRRKDEFLATLAHELRNPLAPIRNGLEIIKLAQTDARMLEKAGAMMERQVEQMTRLIDDLMDVSRISQGKIQLRKSIMPLADVVQSAVESSRALIDAQGHDLVVDVPTEAIYVDGDFVRLSQVIANLLNNAAKYTRRGGRIRLAVEHQNVDAVVSVEDNGEGIAFDKLSQVFDMFTQIDGSLEKSHGGLGIGLYIVKRLVELHDGSITVESGGSGAGSRFVVRLPAALAQGANGPVDHTRGPRGTPVRRRILVVDDNHDVAISLAELLHVMGNNTKAAFDGEQALIAAEAFRPDVIVMDIGMPKMNGYDACRRIRSEPWGHNIVIIAQSGWGQEDQIRMSQEAGFTSHLVKPVDPAALDRLLADLPATIG; this is encoded by the coding sequence GTGCCGCCGTCGCTTTCTACTGATCAGTCACTCCTCGCCGAGAATGCCGCGCTGCGCGCGCGCTTGGACGAGGTGGAAGTGGCGTTGCGTCGCAACGAAGCGCTGTTCTCCACGATCATCGAGCAGGCGCCGGGCGGCGTGTATGTGGTGGACGCGCAGTTTCGTGTGGCGCATATGAACGCGCAGACGCGGCCGTACTTCGCCGCGGTACAGCCGCTGATCGGGCGCGATTTCGATGAAGTGATGGAGATCGTGTGGGGACCGGAGATCGGGCCGCAGATCGCGAACATCTTCCGACACACGTTGGCAACGGGCGAGCGCTACGTGTCGCCGCGCTTCTCGGAGCAGCGCTACGACATTGGCGTGGAGCAAGCGTTCCAATGGGAGGCGCAGCGCATCGCCCTGTCGAACGGGCAGCTTGGGGTAGTGTGCTATTTCCAGGAGATCACCGCGCGAGAGCGCGCCGAGGCGGCGCTGCGCGACAGTGAGGAACGTTTGCGGCTGGCGATTGTCGGCTCGGATTTGGGAACGTGGCATTGGGACCTGCGCACGGGAGCGATGGAGTGGTCAGAGCGGTGCCTCACGATGTTCGGTATCCCGCTGCGCACCACAATGACCTACGAGACCTTCCTCGGCGCGCTGCATCCCGCGGATCGCGCGCGCGCCGACGAGGCCGTGCAGGGCGCGTCGCAGGACGGCTCGGAGTTCCGCATCGAGTGCCGTACCGTCTGGCCCGATGGCAGTGAGCATTGGGTGGTCTCGCTCGGCCGCGGCTACACCGACGTCGATGGCGCGACAACCCGCATGGGAGGCATCGCCTATGACATCACCGCACGCAAGCGCGTGGAGATGGCGCTGCAGGAAAGTGAGCAAAACTATCGGGCGCTGACAACGGCCACCTCCGAGGTGGCCTACCGCATGTCAGCGGATTGGTCCACGATGATGCCGCTGGACGGACGCGACTTGGTGCCCAGTTCGGATGCGCCGCTCGCCGACTGGGCGTGGCTGTTCCAAAACGTCCCGACGGACGAGCACAAGCGCGTGAGGCAGGCGATCAGGGAAGCCATCGCCAAACAGGCGCTGTTTCAGTTGGAGCATCGCGTCCGCCGTCCCGACGGCTCCGTCGGCTGGACGCTGTCTCGTGCCGTGCCAATTCTCGATGCGAACGGAACCATCACCGCATGGTTTGGCACCGCGAGCAACATCACCGATCGCCAGAGCGCACAGGATAGCCTCAGAGCCAGCGACGCCCGCAACTCGTACCTTGTGATGTTGGCTGACACCCTGCGCCCGCTGTCGGACCCCATCAAGATTCAGGTCGAAGCGAGTCGCGTCTTGGGCGAGCGGCTCGGCGCCAACCGGGTGGCGTACTTCGAGGTGCACGGGGACGACTTCGTCGTCCAGCGCGACTACACCAGCGCGGCCCCGTCCATCGTGGGGGCACACCCCGTCGCGTCGTTCGGACCAGGGCTCCTGGCCGTGTACCGGAGCGGCCGCACTGCGGCCGAGCCGGACGTGAACGTTCTGCCGTTAACGCCGAGTGAGATGGCAGCGTACGCTAGCCTGCAGATTCGCGCCTACATTGGCGTTCCGTTGATCAAGGCTGGGCGGTTCGTGGCGGGCCTTGCGGTGCATACCGACAGCGTGCGGACGTGGAGGCCGGCGGAGATCGCGATGGCAGAGGACACCGCCGAGCGCACGTGGGCTGCGGTTGAACGGGTGCGCGCCGAGGAAGCGCTGCGCGCGAGCGAGGCTCGCCTGAGCGGTGTTCTGCGCCACTCGCCGGCGGGCATCGTACAGACTGACGCCCAAGGCTCTATGATACTGGTCAACCCGCGCTGGTGTGAGATGTTGGGCCACGCCGAGGCAGAACTCCTGGGCCGGACCTTCCTCGAGTTCACGCACCCCGCGTGCGTCGACGCGAGCGCGACGGCATTCGGTCGCATGGCTGCCGGTGGACCGGATATCGTGATCGAGAAGGATTACTTCCGCAAAGACGGCTCGGTGCTTCACGCGCAGAGCCACGGCACCGCCATCCGGTCTTCCACCGGCGAGTTCCTCGGGATGATCGCGGTTGTGCTGGACATCTCGGAACGCCTTCGCTCCGAAGCGGAGTTGCGCCGGCTCGCGACCAACCTGTCCGAAGCCGATCGGCGGAAGGACGAGTTCCTGGCGACGCTCGCCCATGAACTGCGGAACCCGTTGGCCCCGATCCGCAACGGTTTGGAAATCATCAAGCTCGCCCAGACCGATGCCAGAATGCTGGAGAAGGCAGGCGCGATGATGGAGCGACAGGTCGAGCAGATGACCCGGCTGATCGACGACCTGATGGATGTGAGTCGCATCAGCCAGGGGAAGATTCAGTTGCGGAAGTCGATTATGCCGTTGGCCGATGTCGTGCAGAGTGCTGTGGAAAGCAGCCGCGCGCTGATCGATGCTCAGGGTCACGACCTCGTCGTGGACGTGCCGACCGAAGCCATTTACGTCGACGGTGACTTCGTCCGGCTTTCGCAGGTGATCGCCAACCTGCTCAACAACGCGGCCAAGTACACGCGCCGGGGCGGACGCATTCGGCTGGCGGTCGAGCACCAAAACGTCGACGCAGTGGTGAGCGTGGAGGATAACGGAGAAGGCATTGCCTTCGACAAGTTGTCTCAGGTGTTCGACATGTTCACGCAGATCGACGGCTCGTTGGAGAAGTCGCACGGCGGACTGGGCATCGGCCTATACATCGTGAAGCGGCTGGTGGAGCTGCACGATGGCAGCATTACCGTCGAAAGCGGCGGTTCTGGAGCAGGGAGCCGGTTTGTCGTGCGCCTTCCAGCGGCATTGGCCCAAGGTGCCAACGGTCCGGTCGACCACACCCGTGGGCCGAGGGGCACGCCGGTGCGGCGCCGCATCCTGGTGGTCGACGACAACCACGACGTGGCGATCAGCTTAGCCGAGTTGTTGCACGTCATGGGGAACAACACCAAGGCGGCTTTCGACGGGGAGCAGGCCTTGATCGCAGCCGAGGCATTCCGTCCAGACGTCATCGTGATGGACATCGGCATGCCGAAGATGAACGGCTACGACGCGTGTCGCCGCATCCGGAGTGAGCCGTGGGGACACAACATCGTCATCATTGCCCAGTCCGGCTGGGGGCAGGAAGACCAAATACGTATGTCGCAGGAAGCTGGGTTCACGTCGCACCTGGTGAAGCCGGTCGATCCCGCTGCCCTGGACAGGTTACTGGCCGATTTGCCGGCGACGATTGGGTGA